In one window of Spirochaetaceae bacterium DNA:
- a CDS encoding HAMP domain-containing sensor histidine kinase codes for MRQPTRGALLGFGIALAAFAAVSLLATLSLRGERERNRLLAQYEAERIASGLFLIVAQAAAGAEVDTSLTDSIIRAATYDAAGRVEPIRIGAVPPSIDPQLLQPGEDRFDYDPAQRTLTLYRRRWLPDNMRARGAGRRGGRRPGGHEYVLLEMDATGYFRTDRRLLAAQIGSPFLIAAVVGGGAVLMRNNARFRRRLDAQRQLVELGEAARTLTHEIKNPLSAIRLKTAILRRTAGGDATADLQVIDDEVSRLAVLADRVSEFIRDPGGNRGPIDLGPLLDALTERHPALEVQRPDAPLTVRFDRERLRSVLDNLVLNAIESTVDSAPVEVVAEATARNVSVRILDRGAGIAASQRERVFDPFFTTKPKGSGIGLAICRRFVHAAGGTLELRPRAGGGTEAVVTLLRQRAAP; via the coding sequence ATGAGACAGCCGACACGGGGCGCACTGCTCGGCTTCGGCATAGCGCTGGCCGCGTTTGCCGCGGTCAGCCTGCTGGCCACCCTTTCCCTGCGCGGCGAGCGCGAGCGCAACCGGCTGCTGGCGCAGTACGAGGCGGAACGGATCGCCTCGGGGCTGTTCCTGATCGTCGCCCAGGCCGCCGCCGGCGCCGAGGTCGACACCTCGCTCACCGACTCGATCATCCGCGCCGCCACCTACGACGCCGCCGGCCGCGTCGAGCCGATCCGCATCGGCGCCGTGCCGCCGAGCATCGATCCTCAACTCCTGCAGCCGGGCGAGGATCGCTTCGACTACGACCCGGCGCAGCGCACCCTTACGCTCTATCGCCGCCGCTGGCTGCCCGACAACATGCGCGCCCGCGGCGCCGGCCGCCGCGGCGGGAGACGCCCGGGCGGCCACGAGTACGTACTCCTGGAGATGGATGCGACCGGCTACTTCCGCACCGACCGCCGGCTGCTCGCCGCCCAGATCGGAAGCCCCTTTCTGATCGCGGCGGTGGTGGGCGGCGGCGCCGTGCTGATGCGCAACAATGCACGCTTCCGGCGCCGCCTCGATGCCCAGCGCCAGCTCGTGGAACTGGGCGAAGCGGCGCGCACGCTGACCCACGAGATCAAGAATCCGCTCAGCGCCATCCGCCTCAAGACCGCCATCCTGCGCCGCACCGCGGGCGGCGATGCTACGGCCGACCTGCAGGTAATCGATGACGAAGTAAGCCGCCTGGCGGTGCTCGCCGACCGGGTGAGCGAGTTCATTCGAGATCCGGGCGGCAACCGCGGACCGATCGACCTCGGGCCACTGCTCGACGCCCTGACCGAACGCCATCCGGCGCTCGAGGTCCAGCGTCCCGATGCCCCGCTGACCGTGCGCTTCGATCGCGAGCGGCTGCGCTCGGTGCTCGACAACCTGGTACTCAATGCCATCGAGAGCACGGTGGATTCGGCGCCCGTCGAGGTGGTTGCGGAGGCGACCGCCCGCAACGTGAGCGTGCGCATCCTCGACCGCGGCGCCGGCATCGCCGCAAGCCAGCGCGAGCGCGTGTTCGATCCCTTCTTCACCACCAAGCCGAAGGGCTCCGGCATCGGGCTGGCGATCTGCAGGCGATTCGTGCACGCCGCCGGCGGCACCCTGGAGTTGCGCCCACGCGCCGGCGGCGGCACCGAGGCGGTAGTCACCTTGCTGCGGCAGCGGGCGGCCCCATGA
- a CDS encoding sigma-54 dependent transcriptional regulator, whose amino-acid sequence MRVLVADDERNIRESLRRFLELEGNEVVTADNGLAAQRRMQEAPFGAAIVDLKMPGMDGLELLRWIRGERPRLPVIMISAYGEVTDAVTAMKLGAHDYVVKPFDPEELVLRLAKLVEAQALRDHAEVASRGTADSPPELGDSPPMTAIAELVRKVAPTPATVLITGESGTGKEVVARTLHRHSRRAGPFIPVNCGGIPDALLESELFGYERGAFTGAAQRKVGMFELAAAGTLFLDEIGEMPGPLQVKLLRAVQDRRIQRLGATAPIPVETRLVAATNRNLEQEVAAGRFREDLYYRLNVVRVQVPPLRERLTDLPPLVGRILARLNQTMGRQVQGLTPAALTALGGYPFPGNVRELENILERAVIFSEGPTIEAADLDLGETGRTPPESASGRTAGTLKENERALIAAALARWEGNRTRAAAELGITRRTLFNKLRQYGID is encoded by the coding sequence ATGAGAGTGCTGGTGGCCGACGACGAACGCAATATCCGCGAGTCGCTGCGCCGGTTTCTGGAGTTGGAAGGCAACGAGGTGGTCACCGCCGACAACGGCCTCGCCGCCCAGCGGCGCATGCAGGAGGCGCCGTTCGGCGCCGCCATCGTCGATCTGAAGATGCCGGGCATGGACGGCCTGGAACTGCTGCGCTGGATCCGCGGCGAGCGGCCGCGGCTGCCGGTGATCATGATCTCCGCCTACGGCGAGGTGACCGACGCCGTCACCGCCATGAAGCTGGGCGCGCACGACTACGTGGTGAAGCCGTTCGATCCCGAGGAACTGGTGCTGCGGCTCGCCAAGCTGGTGGAAGCCCAGGCGTTGCGCGACCACGCCGAGGTGGCCAGCCGCGGCACCGCCGACTCGCCGCCGGAGCTCGGCGACAGCCCGCCCATGACAGCCATCGCCGAGCTGGTGCGCAAGGTCGCGCCCACCCCCGCCACGGTGCTGATCACCGGCGAGAGCGGCACCGGCAAGGAAGTGGTGGCGCGCACGCTACATCGCCACTCGCGGCGCGCCGGACCGTTCATCCCGGTCAACTGCGGCGGCATCCCCGATGCCCTGCTGGAGAGCGAGCTGTTCGGCTATGAGCGCGGTGCGTTCACCGGCGCCGCGCAGCGCAAGGTCGGCATGTTCGAGCTGGCGGCCGCGGGCACCCTGTTTCTGGATGAAATCGGCGAGATGCCGGGACCGTTGCAGGTAAAGCTGCTGCGCGCCGTGCAGGACCGCCGCATCCAGCGCCTGGGCGCCACCGCGCCGATTCCGGTCGAGACCCGCCTGGTCGCCGCCACCAACCGCAACCTGGAGCAGGAGGTAGCGGCGGGACGGTTCCGCGAAGACCTGTACTACCGCCTCAACGTGGTGCGCGTGCAGGTGCCGCCGCTCCGCGAACGGCTCACCGACCTGCCGCCGTTGGTGGGCCGTATTCTGGCGCGCCTCAACCAGACCATGGGCCGGCAGGTACAGGGCCTCACCCCGGCGGCTCTCACCGCGCTCGGCGGGTACCCGTTTCCCGGCAACGTACGCGAACTGGAGAATATCCTGGAGCGCGCGGTGATCTTCAGCGAGGGTCCGACCATCGAGGCCGCGGATCTCGACCTCGGCGAAACGGGCAGAACGCCGCCGGAGAGCGCGTCCGGGCGCACCGCCGGCACGCTGAAGGAGAACGAGCGCGCCCTGATCGCGGCCGCTCTCGCCCGCTGGGAGGGCAATCGCACGCGCGCCGCCGCCGAACTGGGCATCACCCGGCGTACGCTGTTCAACAAGCTGCGCCAATACGGCATCGACTGA
- a CDS encoding sugar phosphate isomerase/epimerase has protein sequence MQLGIFAYTFVRPTVEQVFDAVRAHGMAHTEWNYIAIEQQEVPDEIDPAFAERVRAAAAERGISVDSIAGYTNLVDPDPERRRAGLRRLCGLIRGARAHGAGKVALCTGSRDAGSMWRWHDGNDAADAWADLLASLGECIRAAEEADVTLVFEPEVNNVVHTAQRARRLLDEIRSPRLKVVFDGANIYHKGELARQRDMLTEAVDLLGADIALAHAKDIEEDGDAGHAAAGTGKLDFGHYLGELQRSGYAGPLLIHGLEEHQVPDSVRFLRAHLEGGRQC, from the coding sequence ATGCAACTTGGCATATTCGCCTACACGTTCGTGCGCCCCACCGTCGAACAGGTATTCGACGCGGTGCGCGCGCACGGCATGGCGCACACGGAGTGGAACTACATTGCGATCGAGCAGCAGGAGGTTCCCGACGAGATCGATCCCGCGTTTGCCGAGCGCGTGCGCGCCGCCGCCGCCGAACGCGGCATCTCCGTCGACTCGATCGCCGGTTACACCAACCTGGTCGATCCCGACCCGGAACGCCGGCGGGCCGGCCTGCGGCGGCTGTGCGGGCTGATCCGCGGCGCCCGCGCGCACGGCGCCGGCAAGGTCGCGCTGTGCACCGGCAGCCGCGATGCCGGCAGCATGTGGCGCTGGCACGACGGCAACGACGCCGCCGATGCGTGGGCCGACCTGCTCGCCTCGCTCGGCGAGTGCATCCGGGCCGCCGAGGAGGCCGACGTGACGCTGGTATTCGAGCCGGAGGTGAACAACGTCGTGCACACCGCCCAAAGGGCGCGCCGGCTGCTGGACGAGATCCGGTCTCCCCGGCTCAAGGTGGTGTTCGACGGCGCCAACATCTACCACAAGGGAGAGCTGGCGCGCCAGCGGGACATGCTCACCGAGGCGGTCGACCTGCTCGGCGCCGACATCGCGCTCGCGCATGCCAAGGACATAGAGGAGGACGGCGACGCCGGACACGCGGCCGCCGGTACCGGCAAGCTCGACTTCGGCCACTACCTGGGCGAATTGCAACGGTCGGGCTACGCCGGGCCACTGCTGATTCACGGCCTCGAGGAGCACCAGGTGCCGGACAGCGTGCGTTTTCTGCGCGCCCACCTGGAGGGCGGCCGGCAGTGCTGA
- a CDS encoding sugar phosphate isomerase/epimerase encodes MLINLDTVQGGLGRIPLAMLLPLARRCGFDTVTFPLWEVATSQQARDAANRIRDHGLQWALMPMDIDIMRECSDDEYAADLARLQRQMDLAQAAGVRRYYNHVWPGSNERARAENFAWCVERFGKVFEAASARGIKAGLEFLGPRPLCDSFRYPFIRGLREMLTLADAIAPAVAVQFDTYHWFTSGTTLEEVRLLGSGDRVVGVHLNDGWPGRSRDEQQDLERELPLTTGVIDSVAPVRVLHELGYDGPVWVEPFEPAATRLREMPLERALQTLSGSAAEVLRRAGVR; translated from the coding sequence GTGCTGATCAACCTCGATACCGTGCAGGGCGGACTCGGCCGCATCCCGTTGGCCATGTTGCTGCCGCTGGCGCGCAGGTGCGGCTTCGACACGGTGACCTTTCCGCTGTGGGAGGTCGCCACCAGCCAGCAGGCCCGGGATGCCGCGAATCGGATACGCGATCACGGCTTGCAGTGGGCGCTGATGCCGATGGACATCGACATCATGCGCGAGTGCTCCGACGACGAATACGCCGCCGACCTGGCACGGCTGCAGCGCCAGATGGACCTGGCGCAGGCGGCCGGGGTGCGGCGTTACTACAACCACGTATGGCCGGGCAGCAACGAACGGGCGCGCGCCGAGAATTTCGCCTGGTGCGTCGAACGGTTCGGCAAGGTGTTCGAGGCGGCGAGCGCCCGCGGCATCAAGGCGGGGCTGGAGTTCCTGGGGCCGAGACCGCTGTGCGACTCGTTCCGCTACCCGTTCATCCGCGGCTTGCGGGAGATGCTCACCCTGGCCGATGCGATCGCGCCCGCCGTGGCGGTGCAGTTTGACACCTACCACTGGTTTACCTCCGGCACGACGCTCGAAGAGGTCCGCTTGCTCGGCTCCGGCGACCGCGTGGTCGGCGTACACCTCAACGACGGCTGGCCGGGCCGCTCGCGTGACGAGCAGCAGGACCTGGAGCGCGAGTTGCCGCTCACCACCGGGGTGATCGACAGCGTGGCGCCGGTGCGCGTGCTGCACGAGTTGGGTTACGACGGACCGGTGTGGGTGGAGCCGTTCGAGCCGGCTGCCACGCGGCTGCGGGAGATGCCGCTGGAGCGGGCGCTGCAGACGCTCTCCGGCAGCGCGGCCGAGGTGCTGCGCCGCGCCGGCGTGCGCTGA
- a CDS encoding beta-N-acetylhexosaminidase translates to MNTPAIVPLPVAVDTASGTMPITANTALRADRDSAAAARLLAGWLPPVDGQPRPVSALRPSARAGSITLTTDAARADLRDEGYALSVTPRRATVTGATPRGVLWGTQTLRQLVGPPERAATLPVVEIVDRPRFRWRGLHLDVARHFFPVPFIERLLDLMALYKLNTFHWHLTDDQGWRIEIRSRPRLTEVGARRAATPLPHDRTRSDGTPCAGHYTREEVRRVVAYAAEKGVTVVPEIEMPGHAQAALASYPELGCTGSGYEVATTWGIKNDVLCAGRETTFAFLQEVLEEVLELFPSPYIHVGGDECPKQAWRACAHCRARIAHERLAGEDELQSWFMRRMSGWLAHRGRRLVGWDEILEGGLAPGATVMSWRGSAGGVAAARAGHDVVMSPNTHCYFDYYQSEDTAAEPPAIGGHLPLERVYSFEPVPPALAEHAGRVLGVQGNIWTEYIPGESHVQYMAFPRALALAEVAWTPAELRSPAGFHERLAAHRPLLDALGVHYRPWSR, encoded by the coding sequence ATGAACACACCCGCGATCGTTCCGCTTCCGGTTGCCGTCGACACCGCGTCCGGCACGATGCCGATCACCGCGAACACCGCGCTGCGGGCCGACCGGGACAGCGCCGCGGCGGCCCGCCTGCTGGCCGGTTGGCTGCCGCCCGTGGACGGACAGCCGCGCCCGGTCAGCGCGCTGCGGCCGTCCGCGCGGGCCGGCTCGATCACATTGACCACCGATGCCGCCCGCGCCGACCTGCGCGACGAGGGCTACGCGCTGTCGGTCACGCCGCGGCGCGCCACGGTCACCGGTGCGACGCCGCGCGGCGTGCTGTGGGGAACGCAGACGCTGCGCCAGCTCGTGGGCCCGCCGGAGCGCGCCGCCACGCTGCCGGTGGTCGAGATTGTCGACCGTCCGCGGTTTCGCTGGCGCGGCCTGCACCTGGACGTGGCACGCCACTTCTTCCCGGTGCCCTTCATCGAGCGGCTGCTCGACCTGATGGCGCTGTACAAGCTCAACACCTTCCACTGGCACCTGACTGACGACCAGGGCTGGCGGATCGAGATCCGTTCCCGACCGCGGCTCACCGAGGTGGGCGCGCGGCGCGCCGCCACGCCCCTGCCGCATGACCGAACGCGCTCCGACGGCACCCCCTGCGCCGGCCACTACACCCGGGAGGAGGTGCGCCGGGTGGTTGCCTACGCGGCCGAAAAGGGCGTGACCGTGGTGCCCGAGATCGAGATGCCCGGGCACGCGCAGGCGGCGCTGGCCAGCTACCCGGAGCTGGGCTGCACCGGCTCCGGCTACGAGGTGGCCACCACCTGGGGCATCAAGAACGACGTGCTGTGCGCCGGCCGCGAGACCACCTTCGCGTTCCTGCAGGAGGTGCTGGAGGAGGTGCTGGAGCTGTTTCCCAGCCCGTACATCCACGTCGGCGGCGACGAGTGCCCGAAACAGGCGTGGCGCGCCTGCGCCCACTGCCGGGCGCGGATCGCGCACGAGCGGCTGGCCGGCGAGGACGAGCTGCAGAGCTGGTTCATGCGCCGCATGTCCGGCTGGCTGGCGCACCGTGGCCGGCGCCTGGTGGGCTGGGACGAGATCCTGGAGGGCGGGCTGGCGCCCGGGGCCACGGTGATGAGCTGGCGCGGCAGCGCCGGCGGCGTGGCGGCCGCGCGGGCCGGCCACGACGTGGTGATGTCGCCCAACACGCACTGCTACTTCGACTACTACCAGTCGGAGGACACCGCCGCCGAACCGCCGGCGATCGGCGGCCACCTGCCGCTGGAGCGGGTGTATTCGTTCGAGCCGGTGCCGCCGGCGCTGGCCGAGCACGCCGGCCGCGTGCTCGGGGTGCAGGGCAACATCTGGACCGAGTACATCCCTGGCGAGTCACACGTCCAATACATGGCGTTCCCGCGCGCCCTTGCGCTGGCCGAGGTGGCCTGGACCCCGGCGGAGTTGCGCTCGCCGGCCGGCTTTCACGAACGCCTGGCCGCGCACCGCCCGCTGCTGGACGCGCTCGGCGTTCACTACCGCCCGTGGAGCCGCTGA
- the ltaE gene encoding low-specificity L-threonine aldolase, with translation MIDLRSDTVTHPSREMRRAMYDAELGDDVYGDDPTVNLLQERMAALLGKEAGLFVASGTQGNLVSVLAQTRRGEEILLGDQSHIFEHEAGGTSVLGGVVLFPLPTNAYGELAPQAIAAAVKPDDYHCPRTRLLCIENTHNASSGRALDTAQIAAMTGAARAAGLGVHLDGARLFNAAVALQTPAAELAAAADSVTVCLSKGLACPVGSVVCGGRDFIDEATRWRKVLGAGMRQVGVLAAAGLVALDTMIERLADDHHHARLLAGGLAQIEGVRVDPAMIQTNIVYFGVPAGTGNRVAHELHARGVLINPGDSELRMVTHYGIERDDIGATLRAVEQALAAVREAAPAAV, from the coding sequence ATGATTGACCTGCGCAGCGATACCGTGACCCACCCGAGCCGAGAGATGCGGCGCGCCATGTACGACGCCGAACTCGGCGACGACGTGTACGGCGACGATCCCACCGTGAACCTCCTGCAGGAGCGGATGGCAGCGCTGCTCGGCAAGGAGGCGGGCCTGTTCGTTGCCTCCGGCACGCAGGGCAACCTGGTGTCGGTGCTGGCGCAGACGCGGCGCGGCGAAGAAATCCTGCTCGGCGATCAGTCCCACATCTTCGAGCACGAGGCCGGCGGGACGTCGGTGCTCGGCGGCGTGGTGCTGTTCCCGCTGCCGACCAACGCGTACGGCGAGTTGGCGCCGCAGGCGATCGCCGCGGCGGTGAAGCCGGACGACTACCACTGCCCGCGCACCCGCCTGCTGTGCATCGAGAACACGCACAACGCCAGTTCCGGGCGGGCGCTGGACACGGCACAGATCGCGGCCATGACCGGCGCGGCGCGCGCTGCCGGCCTCGGCGTGCACCTGGACGGGGCGCGGCTGTTCAACGCGGCCGTGGCCCTGCAAACGCCGGCCGCGGAGTTGGCCGCGGCGGCGGATTCGGTGACGGTGTGCCTGTCGAAGGGCCTGGCGTGTCCCGTGGGCAGCGTGGTGTGCGGCGGCCGCGACTTCATCGACGAGGCGACCCGCTGGCGCAAGGTCCTGGGCGCCGGCATGCGCCAGGTAGGGGTGCTGGCGGCGGCCGGCCTGGTGGCGCTGGACACCATGATCGAGCGCCTGGCCGACGACCATCACCACGCCCGGTTGCTGGCCGGAGGCCTCGCGCAGATCGAGGGTGTCCGCGTGGATCCGGCAATGATCCAGACCAATATCGTCTATTTCGGCGTTCCGGCCGGGACCGGTAACCGGGTCGCCCACGAGTTGCACGCGCGCGGCGTGCTGATCAACCCGGGCGACTCGGAGTTGCGCATGGTCACCCACTACGGCATCGAGCGCGACGACATAGGCGCCACGCTGCGGGCCGTCGAGCAGGCACTCGCCGCCGTCCGGGAAGCCGCCCCGGCGGCGGTGTAG
- a CDS encoding ABC-2 family transporter protein, whose amino-acid sequence MMHALRIAWTFFKIGLLNEFAYRANLYLQMLQSAVAVGAAIGGLLVVFGHTESLGGWGQDEVLAVLGVYLLMSAAMGGVIEPGMAALMEDVRLGTLDYTLTKPADAQFLTSIADIRVWKLVDVALGVVVLAVALVRRGGAVGFADAAGFLLMLLAGAAIIYSFFLVMASVSFWFLRIENIFAIFGDVYQAARWPIGIYPQWLRFILTFIVPVAIAVTVPAEAAVGRLTAGRVALALAVALFTLAASRLLWRLGLKRYSGASA is encoded by the coding sequence ATGATGCACGCGTTGCGCATCGCCTGGACGTTCTTCAAGATCGGCCTGCTCAACGAGTTCGCGTACCGGGCCAACCTGTACCTGCAGATGCTGCAGTCGGCGGTGGCGGTGGGCGCGGCGATCGGTGGCCTGCTGGTGGTGTTCGGCCACACCGAGAGCCTGGGCGGGTGGGGGCAGGACGAGGTGCTGGCGGTGCTGGGCGTGTACCTGCTGATGAGCGCCGCCATGGGCGGGGTGATCGAGCCGGGCATGGCGGCGCTGATGGAGGATGTCCGGCTGGGGACGCTCGACTACACGCTGACCAAGCCGGCCGATGCGCAGTTCCTGACCAGCATCGCGGACATCCGGGTGTGGAAACTGGTCGACGTGGCGCTTGGCGTGGTGGTGCTGGCGGTGGCGCTGGTGCGCCGCGGCGGCGCGGTCGGATTCGCCGATGCCGCCGGCTTCCTGCTGATGCTGCTGGCCGGCGCCGCCATTATCTACAGCTTCTTCCTGGTGATGGCGTCGGTGTCGTTCTGGTTCCTGCGCATCGAGAACATCTTCGCGATCTTCGGCGACGTGTACCAGGCCGCCCGCTGGCCGATCGGCATCTACCCGCAGTGGCTGCGCTTCATCCTCACCTTCATCGTACCGGTGGCGATTGCGGTTACGGTGCCGGCCGAGGCGGCGGTGGGGCGGCTGACCGCCGGGCGCGTGGCGCTGGCGCTGGCCGTGGCGCTGTTCACTCTGGCCGCTTCGCGTCTCCTGTGGCGGCTCGGACTGAAGCGCTACTCCGGCGCCTCCGCGTAG
- a CDS encoding ABC-2 family transporter protein, translated as MLAIYWVYLKTSLALQFQYRVAMAIWMINRIVEPTVFLVVWTTVAVARGEVGGYGAADFAAYFIVLMIVNQLTFTWIIFEFEWRIRNGELAAMLLKPIHPIHSDIADNIGYKVLTLAILVPVAILLSVLFDPAFRFRPGAMALGTAALVGAYCIRMFVDWTFALSGFWTTRTAALNQIYFMLVLFFSGRLAPLDLMPAWLERLSWYLPFRWTVWFPVELYLNRLDNATIVTGFGMQALWLVVGVALVQVVWRLGVRKFTAVGT; from the coding sequence GTGCTGGCCATCTACTGGGTATATCTCAAGACTTCCTTGGCGCTGCAGTTTCAGTACCGGGTGGCAATGGCGATCTGGATGATCAACCGGATCGTCGAGCCGACCGTGTTTCTGGTGGTGTGGACCACCGTGGCCGTCGCCCGCGGCGAGGTGGGCGGATACGGGGCGGCCGACTTCGCGGCCTACTTCATCGTGCTGATGATCGTCAATCAGCTCACCTTCACCTGGATCATCTTCGAATTCGAGTGGCGCATCCGCAACGGCGAGCTGGCCGCGATGCTGCTCAAGCCGATCCACCCCATCCACAGCGACATCGCCGACAACATCGGCTACAAGGTCCTGACGCTGGCCATCCTGGTGCCGGTTGCCATCCTGCTCAGCGTGCTGTTCGATCCGGCGTTCCGGTTTCGGCCGGGCGCGATGGCGCTCGGCACGGCGGCGCTGGTCGGCGCCTACTGCATTCGCATGTTCGTGGATTGGACGTTCGCGCTGTCCGGGTTCTGGACCACGCGCACGGCGGCGCTCAACCAGATCTACTTCATGCTGGTGCTGTTCTTCTCCGGGCGGCTGGCGCCGCTTGACCTGATGCCGGCGTGGCTGGAACGGTTGAGCTGGTACCTGCCGTTCCGCTGGACGGTGTGGTTTCCGGTGGAGTTGTACCTGAACCGGCTCGACAACGCGACCATCGTGACCGGCTTCGGGATGCAGGCGCTGTGGTTGGTGGTAGGGGTGGCGCTGGTGCAGGTGGTGTGGCGGCTGGGCGTGCGCAAGTTCACGGCGGTAGGGACGTGA
- a CDS encoding ATP-binding cassette domain-containing protein yields MFAVDVRELTKTYVVPEREAGLAAAARSLFARRTRSVPAVTEVSFGLRPGEFVGFVGPNGAGKTTTLKMLSGLLFPTAGHAAVLGHVPSRRERAFLSRITLVMGQRNQLIWDIPVIDSLERNRVVYRVPAAAYRRTLGELTELLELGELLERPARNLSLGERMKCEIAVALVHRPEVLFLDEPTIGLDVTMQRRIRAFLAEHNRLHHTTVLLTSHYMADVEALCNRIIVIDEGRILFDGALAELVARFSPLKTVVVEVGREGADLARYGEVVASEGLRHTLRVPKKDTARVTGRLLADLPVIDLTVEDPPIEDVIAQVFAGGLDRSGRRAKA; encoded by the coding sequence ATGTTCGCGGTAGATGTACGGGAACTGACCAAGACGTACGTCGTTCCGGAGCGGGAGGCGGGCCTGGCCGCGGCGGCACGCAGCCTGTTCGCGCGCCGCACCCGCTCGGTGCCGGCAGTGACGGAGGTGTCGTTCGGTCTCAGGCCGGGTGAGTTCGTCGGCTTCGTGGGTCCCAACGGCGCCGGCAAGACCACCACCCTGAAGATGCTCTCCGGCCTGCTGTTCCCGACCGCCGGGCACGCCGCGGTGCTCGGTCACGTGCCGTCCCGGCGCGAGCGCGCCTTCCTGAGCCGCATCACGCTGGTGATGGGGCAGCGCAACCAGCTCATCTGGGACATACCGGTGATCGACTCCCTGGAGCGCAACCGGGTGGTGTACCGCGTGCCCGCCGCCGCCTACCGGCGTACCCTGGGCGAACTCACCGAGCTGCTGGAGCTGGGCGAGCTGCTGGAGCGGCCGGCGCGTAACTTGTCGCTCGGCGAGCGCATGAAGTGCGAGATCGCGGTCGCGCTGGTGCATCGCCCCGAGGTGCTGTTCCTGGACGAGCCGACCATCGGCCTGGACGTGACCATGCAGCGCCGCATCCGTGCGTTTCTCGCCGAGCACAACCGGCTGCACCACACCACCGTGCTGCTTACCAGCCACTACATGGCCGACGTCGAGGCGCTGTGCAACCGCATCATCGTGATCGATGAGGGGCGCATCCTGTTCGACGGTGCGCTCGCCGAGCTGGTGGCGCGATTCTCGCCGCTCAAGACGGTGGTGGTGGAGGTGGGACGGGAGGGCGCCGACCTGGCACGCTACGGCGAGGTGGTCGCCAGCGAGGGGCTGCGCCACACGCTGCGGGTGCCGAAGAAGGACACGGCGCGGGTCACCGGGCGCCTGCTCGCCGACCTGCCGGTGATCGACCTCACGGTGGAGGATCCACCGATCGAGGACGTGATCGCGCAGGTGTTTGCCGGCGGCCTTGACCGTTCCGGGCGGCGCGCGAAGGCGTAG
- a CDS encoding thioredoxin domain-containing protein, which produces MAQRPNSSLRSRSASPPARAGDPLAWIALLLVVAGLVLTVVLTNNYFQHVVAGQVSGCSISNYVDCDRVSESRFAAVAGVPISAVALAVYGAMGVLLALPLLRPFRRLAAVNLDVATALSGLSTVVALALLVIAAVVIRALCLYCAALQLVTFALFAVLLWRRGRAGAAAGGGRQARGPGTAFGSAALALAAGGVVAAGATLALETSAIGLAGRSASSSAGGLGATSLYLSRTTQRFTLAQSPGVGPADAPVQVVVFGDYNCSHCRSFDPEALKLAEDFPDDVRVVFKFFPLDATCNPYMGREQVSSSCVAAAAAYAAHKQDRFLDFHLLLYEHFQNHAPARVLANAEEAGIDDVEAFLADLQSEDTARHIRRDIDEAVQAGVQGTPTVFVNGRRLETNRLPPGTTRYSALVRDIRALLRAAL; this is translated from the coding sequence ATGGCGCAGCGCCCCAACAGTTCATTACGCAGCCGGTCGGCATCGCCGCCCGCGAGAGCCGGGGATCCTCTGGCATGGATAGCCTTGTTGCTGGTCGTTGCCGGACTCGTGTTGACCGTTGTTCTGACCAACAACTACTTCCAGCACGTCGTGGCCGGCCAGGTGAGCGGTTGCAGCATTTCCAATTACGTGGACTGCGACCGGGTCAGCGAATCGCGGTTCGCGGCCGTCGCGGGGGTTCCGATTTCGGCCGTGGCGTTGGCCGTGTACGGGGCGATGGGCGTCCTGCTGGCGCTGCCACTGCTGCGCCCGTTCCGCCGCCTGGCGGCGGTGAACCTGGATGTCGCGACCGCCCTGAGCGGGCTGTCCACGGTCGTGGCGCTGGCGCTGCTGGTGATCGCCGCAGTGGTTATCCGGGCGCTGTGCCTGTATTGTGCGGCACTGCAGTTGGTGACCTTCGCGCTGTTCGCGGTGCTGCTGTGGCGCCGCGGCCGGGCCGGCGCCGCGGCCGGCGGAGGACGCCAGGCACGCGGTCCGGGAACCGCGTTCGGCTCGGCGGCTCTGGCCCTGGCTGCCGGAGGCGTGGTGGCGGCCGGCGCCACGCTGGCCCTGGAGACCAGCGCCATCGGCCTCGCCGGCCGGTCGGCCAGTTCCTCCGCCGGCGGCCTCGGCGCCACCTCGCTCTACCTGAGCCGCACTACGCAACGGTTCACGCTCGCCCAGTCGCCGGGCGTCGGTCCCGCCGACGCGCCGGTCCAGGTGGTGGTGTTCGGCGACTACAATTGCTCCCACTGCCGCAGCTTCGATCCCGAGGCACTGAAGCTGGCCGAGGACTTCCCCGACGACGTGCGCGTGGTGTTCAAGTTCTTCCCCCTCGATGCCACCTGCAACCCCTACATGGGCCGCGAGCAGGTCAGCTCTTCCTGCGTGGCAGCGGCGGCCGCCTACGCCGCCCACAAGCAGGATCGTTTCCTGGACTTCCACCTGCTGCTGTACGAGCACTTCCAGAACCACGCTCCGGCACGCGTGCTGGCCAACGCCGAGGAGGCCGGCATCGACGATGTCGAGGCATTCCTGGCCGACCTGCAGAGCGAAGACACCGCCCGGCACATCAGGCGCGACATCGACGAGGCGGTGCAGGCCGGCGTCCAGGGAACCCCCACCGTGTTCGTCAATGGCCGCCGCCTGGAGACCAATCGGCTGCCGCCCGGGACCACCCGCTACAGCGCGCTGGTACGGGACATCCGCGCGCTGCTGCGCGCCGCCCTGTAG